Part of the Zingiber officinale cultivar Zhangliang chromosome 8A, Zo_v1.1, whole genome shotgun sequence genome, ttttttcaaaaaaaaacaaactaataaatcaaactgataaaacattaattaattcaataaaaactaaaataactgaactataatattaattttcaaaaataaaaatcaacactATAACAATGCTACATTTTAAAAAACAGAGttctaaaatcaaaatcaaaccaaattaTCCACAATAATctattgtttttttaaaaaatactttttaaatcagtttaataaaattaaaaaattaaaatcaaaataattaagatttttttattttaaataaataaaatttaaaattaataaaatcaaactTTCAAATAtagtaaattattttaacttaatagaATTTTACTATAATTAATGGGCCAAGCCGGGCCATCCGCCTTAATAGGTGATTAATCCAGAACATTAATCACATTAGATTAATAGACCGTCCGCTGCCATGATCGGTAAAAAAGAAATCATAAAATCAAATTGGTAATCCATGAAATTAATCTGTGTAAATTAAATATCggatatcaattaaaaaaaataaaatgaaaaaaaagaaagaaattatcGTTTGATGTGCATGGATTAGAATGGTACTATCAAACTGTACTCCCTCTTTATCAAAAACGCTGCTTCCAGTACACCACAAACTGTTGGAGTACAAGTTTCCCGAGGGAGCTGCAGTATAAACAGAAGCATAATCTCAAAAATATCAGAAGCAACAACGGCAGCCGCTGCAGCAGAGGAAGGGTTGGAGACAGGGTTCCAACAGGAGCGATCTGTGAGCACATGCACCACCCTCGAATGGCTCCTGCTGGTGCTGGCTGGTGATGTGTTCTCAGGTCGCCCCTGCAGGAACTCGTTCCTGGTTATCTTTCAAGGCAAGCAGTGTTTTTTCATATTTAGGTTGTAATTCAAACTTTAATGGCATCAGACCGATCGTCTACCGATCGTCTAAATTCGGTGTTACCAGGTTCATCATTATTTATTGACCAAGAATATTCTTGTATAGTGATTTTATGTTATTTATGGGTAGTCATATCATAGTAAAAGAAAGAAGGGTAAAAAAACTAACCTAAAGAGGTTCACGATGATCAGAGAGGGTCAGATGCATTCTCTTCAATGAACTCTTCCTCAAAGGTAGCTTCTGTAACATTTCTTTCTTCTCCCGTGATTCAGACTTTTCCCTTATGTTGTGCCATATTACTGTCGCGGAGGTGGATGGATGAAGACTTAATATGTTGTTGGTGAGAAGTCCACCAGTCTTTACAACAATAGAATACACAATAGAATCAGTCATATATAATAACAAAAACGTTTTGAACAACTAAGACATTACTGGTTAGTGAGATAGCATTTTGAACAACTACGACAAACCTTTAACATTTTCGGGAAAGCATAAAACAGGCACTTAAAAAGAATCTGCAGTCCCAATTTGAACAGCATGTGAGCAGTGGCATTCCACAGATATCCAAAATGTACGAGTCAAAAATCTCACTAACAGAATATTTAGCACCAAGTGAAACTAATAGGCTATAAATCCGATACTGGAAAAGTAAGAGAGGATTGCAATTTGCAGCCACTTGAAATGCATGCTCCGCTATTTTCGTTATGAATATCAACGGATTTATAATTGAAATGCTAACCATCTTAAAGAAACAGAAAATAACTTATTACAGCTATCTAATGTGCTAGAGATTGCTTATGGGAATGGGAATACAAGGTGAAAGTGAAGTACCGGATAAGCAATGGAAACAATGTCTGCGACTGaataaattgagaaagaaaaatagaaggaaATGAGTCACTTTCTAGTTCATGAATATTGAAGCATATTGGAGCAAAGCATAatcattaaattttaaataaggacCTTGATCTGACACTTTGATTACATATTGAGTTCTAATAAACCAatcaaaataagtttgaaaagcATTCCATTGTATCAGATTATGCCACATGGTAAGGGGGGAAAATTTAGTTAATTGACAATAATAAACTAAGTTAAAACGTTAAAACATGAAGTacaaaagtattgataaaaaatgcAGTTTAGAAGAGTTCAGCATCATAATATCACTAGAACAAAGATGGAGCAAGCATGTACTAATAAATGCCTACAAACTAAAATAAGATGTTAATCAGAAATTAAAAGTGGACAATGCCACAGTGAATAAAGCAGACCTGAGGTTCCAAAGTAGGCATACATCCATGATATTGATGTTTTCTAAGATCCAAGATTTGAATGAAGACCAACAATGAAAAAGGGTTCATATAATGACATAGGTTCTTTTTTTTCGTATGATCCCGCATCACAATTGTCCACTTCAAAAGGCAAAGACTAGACGTATGAAATAAGTAATTCAAACAAAACAAGCCGTTAGATCTGAAAGAAAACTGATAAACAGATCACTTCCGAGATATAAGCTACAGCCAAATCAAGGAAGCGCTAAATcagaaagaaaaaatagttttcattgCATTCACTGAATTGCTTGCTTGAATGGATGATGTCGTGGACGATTTCGTGGATCTCATTATGACAGAAAAATTACAGTATCACTTGCCTATTGAAATGCTTGAATACCATTCGGTAATAGATTTTACTGATCCCCTGCAGCTTACCAAAGTTTCAACAATTTGGCCTATTTCTCATATGAGGATGGCATAACATTTTGCACTGTTCACGTGCAGGACCATTGAAACCTAAGTAACCCATTTTTACTGCAACTGTTGGCAGTTGGACATTTTAATAAAGGTTCCACCTGATAAAATTAAATGCCTTCTGGAACTCAAATTTGAGAGCCAGAGTTTTGTTCTAAGGGGAAACTGTCATCTAGTTACTAGAGCAAATATTTGATTACAATGAATGAGATGCTATATGGTGCAGAATCATGTAGCCCAGCCAGGTACAAGCTGTGTATACTAGTCAGGCAATGGACAAGTTGACGGACCACACAAATTTCTGGTGGTTTGAACACTTATTGAGGGATACTCAATGAATATTGCATGAGGCACACACTACATGGCTATTTACTCCTTGGTTACGAATTGGTACAGATCCAACAGCTAGCCAACGATTTTGATAATGATAAACATACATTTTTTATCCCAATGTACCAGTTTTCCATTTTAGCAATGTATTACTCAAACTAAATTGAAACCTTGCTTTAATGAAACAAACAACAAAGGAAGGAATAAGTTCGATCTGTCAATGCCGCCTCTTGACTTTACACAATAAGTGAGCGTGAAGAACTTGagttgtgtttgtttcctttcatGTTTGTGATCCACCAACATCATACACCCAAATATTACAAGGATTAACTGATAACaatatagaagaagaagaagaaggtataaTACCCTAGCCGAACCCTCAGCATGGTCGACGAGTCCGAAGCAGCTGATACCTCGGCTGCGGCCGCCTCTAGGGACCGGTGCGCAGTGGGATCGGTCCGCCCTCCATGGCGGGCCGGCTCCTCACCTCGGAGATCCTCCGACCGACGGAGATGATTTGGTTCCGAGCATTCGCCGGATCGAAGGAACGAAAAGAGAGGTGATTGGAATCGATTAGTTTGTTTGACTGACTCAAATATTCTAACAGACCCAATAGTGCTCATATATATATCGATCAACATTATCAAATTGACTAACTGGTTAAGTCAAGTGGCTCGCTCAATCAAATTGTCGCACTCGGTTTGTTTGACTCGGCGACCCTGATCCAGTCCAAGATCAGGGATTAGTTGATTCTTGTCAATCGTCTCCTGCCAGGCTGAGCTCTAGCGTGTCGTCTCTGGTGAATCGACTTCTAGCGATCGAGTCAACCTCTTGCTGGATTAGCTTGGGTCAGCTAGAGGCCGGCAAttgaaagaaatcaaaaagaGATTAGAAggtgtttttattatttttaataatttttatattttatacatttaaaatattttgatatttttttatcttttatgaattaagatttatttatttatttatttaagcgTGTTCAGTTGTTTTAAGATTATCTTTTGTTATTAAGAGAGTGTTTGGTTGAGCTTATAAACTCTCTAAAAGAGtttataagctcttcaaatttatttgataattttttttcaaacaacttataagctgtcaaaataagttgttttggagtttataaagctgttttaaaaaaaagtatggaataccttatttttttaaaaattatcttattttaataattttttttctctaaaatatccttatataatttcataaatcctcaTCTTATCCTTCGTAACTTTTTATAAGactaatatctttttatctccgtCGACTTCTCTTTCAATGCCGTGTCATCTTTTCCGCAAACGTCTCTTTCCAATTTTCTCTCTCCTGTAAAAAATTCGCTCAAAACTctctattaataatattatatcctttttgataattttattaataaaaagatcttataataccaaacacatcaatactTTGATGGTAATAAGTTTACCCAAAtattttaacaacttatttttaaaataagatttaacaacttataagctcctaaaataatttataaattgtacaaatttataaactatttttaataagtttagtcaAATACCCCCtaaataaaactcctttttcgCTATAATCTAGATATGACTCTTTACTTTTAAAACCGATGGTACTCAACCTTCTTGTTGAATTAGCTCTCACAAGGAGAACAATCTGACCAGACCCGAGCTCATCACAAGTTAGACTGATCTGAACTGAACTCTTCCTTAAAATGAACTCGAGAGGACAGGTCCGACTTGACCCGAGCTCATCCTGAGTTCGACCAAATTCACCTAGGTTCCGTCTTGAACCAGGACTCACATTGGCAGACATGCCATGTGACCTCGTGATTCATCTAATATCTAAGGCGCTATTTATACATCACAAAGTTAAACCTCTCCTATTTGGTACTTGGATGATAGAGTTGTTTCATTGAGCCCGGTTTCATTCCATCTCCTCTCTCGTTAACCTTCGACTAAAAATCCTTCAAATCTATTAATTAATGGCTTCCAAATGTGGATGGCTTTCCACTCAATTGTACTCCAACCTTATCCGACTGTATGTATGTGCAAACTAACACTGCCCTATATATAGCACCATTGTCATATCAATTACTCGATCAAAGATCATCATCCAAATTACACCCTTTTTTTTATCATTCATACACAATGATTTTGTAAGTTGCAAACATAAAACTGACATCGTCGATCGATTTAAATCTTAAATGTAAGAAAATGTATGATAGAATATTACTGAACATTATTCATGATtaacgtgtatatatatatatttatatcgaGAGATATTATAGACAGAAGCTACGCTGCACGTCTCTTATGATCATGTGGTCGATGACCGAGCCTAAGCTCCAAATCCACCTCGCCGTCTTCTTCCACCTCCTGCCTCCTCCTCTCTCCCGCACCCGCGACGGCGGAGGCGGCGGCGCCGCCACCGGGGCTGCTCAGGCCCAACCTGAGATCCTCCCCCAGAAGGCGGCGCGCCGACGACGACAGCGGCGAGTACGCGGATTGACCGTCACCGTAGCACCCGTAATAATACCCTTGATCTACGCCTCGCTCGGGCGACGACGGTACTGCCGGCGGAGGCGGCGCCACCGCCTTCGCTCGGTCCTTGCGGTGGATGTTCATGTGACCGCCGAGGGCCTGCGCGTTGGAGAAGCCCCTCTTGCAGAAGGTGCAACCGTAGTAAGGGTGCGGCCGGGTGCCCGCGTCGGCGTCGTCGTCTCCGGAGCTGGCCTCCTCGCCGTGCCGATCGCCTTCCATTCCACAAGGCGAACAGTTCCGCGCAGAGAACTACTAAATGGGACGGAGAGAAGAAGAACCGGAGGGGAAGGGACAAGAGGCGAGCATTGCTTTTGTCGAGACTGTGAATTAATACAGTGAGaaaaacaacaaaattaattaatggAGTTAAGTTAACTACGCGGTTTGATGTCTATTTCTAGTGACTATTTTATTACTATATGGCCGGCAGGAGGAGCACTCGGAAGCCATGATACATGGctatcctctctctctctctctctctctctaaacATAGCTCAAAATTAAGTCTCATCTAGGTTCATCTTCTTTACACAGTCCTATGAATATAATTCACCTTTTCCTCTCTCGTTATAGAGCTTGCCACCTTCTTCATGGACTTCAGCAAGGCCAAGTTCACACTGCAGGTTGAGTGGTGTAAATGTAGAATGCATATCCACTTTCTTCATATGATAATATTGGAGAATTGTTGGATTGGAAGTAAGTAATTAATTAACCATTTGTACTTTTGCCTTTGTCCACAATTGTGAGTTGATGTGAGTAGGAGTATTTTTCTAAACTATATATGGTTAGTGAAATAATAATCCGATAATAATGTTAATTAACAAATTTATATATAGTGTCACACTTTATACATCTCTAAATGTTCAGGTTCCCAACCACTCTCTCTCTGGCTTATTATTATTTAACAATATGTTGTTTTGGATAATTCTAATGTCTTGTTCTTGATAAAGCTATATGTCTGTCTGCACAGTTTAGTGTTAATTCCTGGAGAAATAGTCAAGGAGATCTTTGTTTAATGGTAGACAACCGATCTCTTTCCCCAGCACAGCTTGACTTCTTTCAAGTAATCGGATCCTAGGTCAACACGAGTCAGCTTGACTTGTTGCAATTAATCCAGATCAGTCACTCGGCCCTGCGACCTCTATTTATACACAGGCGGAATGCATCTGTTGGCAGCGACTCGTAGACTTGGGTCCGTGGCGGGTCTGGCTGGGAAAACGGAGCAGCCCAATTGATAAAATATAAGTGTAAGTGTGTATCAAGGTCGACAAAATGATAATCGATGCGGAGGTTTCTTTTGGCGCTTACTGGTCCGATCCCGTAAGTCAAGAGTCATGTGATCTGTTAATCAAAGTCAAAATTGACTTAAGGAAAGGTTGACTTTGATTAGATTTGATCGAACGGGTCGTGTTCACTGATCCCTGCAATTAAAGTACAAGCCATTGACCATATCACACAGTCTCAAACTTCCTTGCAATCTCAGCAAACTTCTTCTCAGTTTGATACTTCCTCTCATTCTCAAACTCTCCCACAGATTCAGTAGCAAACTTCTCTTAGTCTCAAACTCCCTCTCAGTCTCAGTAGATAACACCCTAGTCTCGACAGTAAACTCCCTTTCAACCTCAAACTTCCTCTCAATCTCATACTCTCCCCACAGTCTCGGAAATAGACTATCTCTCAATCTCAGATTTCCTCTCACTCTCAGACTCCTCAACAATCTCAACAATTGACCCTTCCTTAGTGTCGGCCACAATCTATACTCCCTCTTAGTCTCGGCAACAAACCCCCTAGTCTCGGCCACAATCTCGACGGTAGATGATGATGTAGCGGAAGCAGTTTAGATCGCTAAAGGGGAGGAGTGAATAGCAACTTGCAAATTAGAAACGAATCTATTTCTCTTGCTAACAATCTATCAAGGACACACATTAATAATAAAATGCAAACATCAAAAGAAAAAGGCTAGACTAATTACTCGGTTTACAATCTTCGGATTGTCAATCGAAGAGCTATGCAAGCTTCACTATCTTCTCATCTTTTGAAACTACCAGGAGGCGAAGAAACCTCTTATAACAGTTAAGGATGAGAATACTAAAATAAAACGGAAAGAGAAAGAATTATACGAGTGTGTTATGTTTGTTCTTCGAGCTTCAGTTCTATTTATAGCATTCATCTCGATCTGATCGTTTATTGGCATGACACTCTCTGGTCGACTGAATGCTCTCCGGTTGACTAGATGCTCTCGGTCGATTAAATTCGTCGAACTTTGATTGACTCTAGCAACGATTTGCTAATGGCTCCATTCTCCGATCGCCTAGAGACTTGCTAACATAGATGCCGTCCTGATCCGTTTCAGCAACAACTCCTACTGACATGGCGATGACATACAGTCTCTTAGATTGGTTTCGATCGCCTGAAAATTGTCAACCTTAGACTTGACCATTTGCTAGCTTTACCTTCTCTGATCACCTGTATTGTTGCTTGGTCACCTGAACATGTATTTGTCCAGACTTCGTCTTAGTCACCTTACATAGTCTGCCTCTTAGCTTCTTGTTCCTCGGATGCATCGAGTGTGCGTTCTTCTCGTTCTATCAGGGTACTCTTTCGCAAttccttgtccctcggatgcaccaagcatGTCAACttctttcccgtgtcatccttctcatttgCTTGCGTCTTCTGCCAAGGTTTGTCATCTCCTATGCTCCTTAGCCATTGGGTATCTATATGTTCTTCTAAATCTCTGCACATTtaaatatacaaattcaaacacaTATATGTCataacttaaatttatttgataacacATCAAAACGCCATTAGGGGTTTTAAtattctccttttttgatgttcgTCAAACAACATCAAAATTTGAggtttccaaaaatattttccctggaaattcataaaaaatatctTGGAAGTGCAGAAAATTATGAAATGTTTATCAGTATACAACTCATTATTTCCTATCACATAAAATTAGTTCCATTGAAAaagtctttttattatttttgtaattTCAATACACATATTTTTCTaagaataattttagaaatatttctaCTTATctataaatcatgaaattttactAACTAATAGAAAACATTCTATAGtttcatagaaaaatattttgaatagaaTATTTAGAAAACAAATTATTTATTTCGTATTTACATATTGAGTCAaccatttgtaaaaaaaattctttctatagttaactattttaaaattttttccaaGTGATCAGAATATATTTAGGCGCCCAAAATAAATTTATACTTACTacatttatcaatttttttagaataaaatattttgttatttttctgatttgatccATAGGTTATCTAAAATTACATTTTTGTCCTTCATACTTTAATCCTTGTTGGATAAATTTTGTTCTTTGCTATTTGACATCATATTTAGATTGTTTGAACcaattgaaaaattttctaatgcAAATTTATGAGTTTTTACTTGTTCCCTTAATTTTGCATTTGCATCCTTAATATTTTCAACTTCTTCTTAGAACATGAATTTTCCAATTCAATTTTAATCCTTTTTAATTCCatgccactacaagaaaaaagacatacaacaacggtttttcaccgttgtcgtaggccattttcaactgttgttaaaggctgtgttgttaaaaaGGGTGgcaaacgacaacagtttttaaccgttgtctgcgaaggcaaagacaacattttaacaacggtgaaaaactgttgtcttttcctacaaagacaacagtttttcaccgttgtctttgagcgtatgcctaggctcttcaacaacagttttgaactgtctacgacaacggctaaaaagcgttgtctttttagccaacgacatcggtttgacaacggttaaaaactgttgtctttttaggcaacgatgttaaataacatcagtttgtcactattgtcttttaacgccattgacaacagtttgacatatttaaactgatgtctttgggtacaatatacaatattttgacaataaataaaaaacttattaatcttttcctactcaatggtttataaaaaacatccagtgcaaatttcattgataaaaaacctacataatcaatatttacaatgcaaatattccaacattcaaacatcacaaaagtaccaaacatcaacattcaaacatcacaaaagtttacacagccaaaagtttatatatatcacacatatagtccaaaatatcatgttttgttggagcacgtcttctctacctgtgcatcttctaaactgcagccttttctggtttctcctccctcctagcttctcttttcttctcctttcacagaaactgcagcatatgattgcaagttaattcatttcccaggagtaaatggcataaaAAATGGATCTCTTGGAAATTTCACACGTACCAGACCTTATTACAGTTTTACAAAAACTCAGAGTAGTATGTCTTAAAAGACCAGCTATATGGCTTTACAAGTAACTCTTAAGTATGGTAAACCAAACCTATCAACTTTACATATACCCAAAAAAATTCTATCCAATTTGAAGCATAtagaatctagctaaattcaCAGAGCAAGCAATGGCTTAGAGCAACAACCAGATTCTGGTTCTATCATCGAGCATCAAAAAAGCATTATAGAATCTAGCTAAATTAGACATGAAAAATCAAGTTCCAACTTATTTCCGGAGCATACAAAATCACAAATACAAACAAGGGCTGAAGCAACAAAGCAACACACAgagaattaaacaaacaagctttacTAATTTAAATTCACAGAGCAAGCAAATTGATCAACCCACAATTATCATAAGGATCTACTCTCTTGATACTCAAATAGACTCAGTAAACGGCCTAACTTCTAGCACGAATCAAAATTCCTAACTATATTAGCATTTTCCCCAATTCATATTCGAATAAAATTCTCCGACAATCATGCAAAAGCATAGAGatggtttatttagtttttacaCGGAATAGAGAGTAGAAAAGAGCAATCCAAACTTCCGACAACATCATAGAGGATACCGATAATTAGATCATGGAAATCACATAGATAGAACTAGTAAAGAACATAAAAGCCCAAGATTTAACGATGAGACTGAGGGATTAAACAAAGGACCTGCATCTAACCATG contains:
- the LOC122011208 gene encoding uncharacterized protein LOC122011208, with protein sequence MEGDRHGEEASSGDDDADAGTRPHPYYGCTFCKRGFSNAQALGGHMNIHRKDRAKAVAPPPPAVPSSPERGVDQGYYYGCYGDGQSAYSPLSSSARRLLGEDLRLGLSSPGGGAAASAVAGAGERRRQEVEEDGEVDLELRLGHRPHDHKRRAA